A region from the uncultured Macellibacteroides sp. genome encodes:
- a CDS encoding CotH kinase family protein, whose product MKKLTLALFMLFVFCNISFAKPILTKSKYLIATLLDGATGTVSPGTNTYPLAYYADRDAESATESDYWIIKEQGSNEYTFQNASTLQYIRHDNTSTSDRTALVLTDAIQADKSTSFTLDLKESANLCYYVIRSVVNPEKVWNRRETAYETIFPVGVFTGSGTANECFILYDSEGNPAIDDTKTGPVLPSTDVKTLGSFTNYAHWLTFDGKTPVVDTSAKEFYLSVPEGKIGTDVTMTVSYSLLDAACKLYIDNTEISSGTTCNFSNVSAAKSYPVEIRNGTTVVASGTILFSCLPLIQIYSSSAIGTVYNLTRIAVTEPDKTDTTEVILSDIKTRGAYSSTFPKKSYALKLKDVDGVTSIDRSFLGLRSDNNWILDAMYVDPGRMRNRVSTDLWNDFSTRPYHASSEPMMINGTRGSFVEVFLNDSYNGLYCMTEKVDRKQLKLKKLKYSTDLTTVTQRGGLYKADQWSTGTLLGYNFLNSGLPMYDNNSAVWSGYEAKYPDMDDGEPIQWKPLYDAIYTSSYLTNDATFRANVATCYDLPVFLDYYLFIELMLASDNHGKNTYLYVYDQTVSSKLSLAPWDLDGTWGRRWDGTTNLTVANQDFDSFITTYEHAQNNLFLRLRRLNLDGYTTKLKDRYKELRGSFFSYSSLMERFRKYNDLFDKSGAASRERKRWNMEDNSTEINYLSTWITDRLSYLDNQYLGGQYVGNAVIDVSASKIKFAPNPVRDVLTVFNLTAGEKVQVISLQGDILIQTQSNGGNVVVNMSGLASGVYLIKAGQEVSKLIKK is encoded by the coding sequence ATGAAAAAACTCACACTCGCATTATTCATGCTTTTTGTCTTTTGCAATATCTCTTTTGCAAAACCAATACTTACTAAAAGCAAATACCTGATTGCAACACTATTAGATGGAGCTACAGGCACTGTAAGCCCCGGAACAAACACCTACCCGCTGGCCTATTATGCCGACCGCGATGCAGAATCTGCCACCGAGTCGGATTATTGGATTATTAAAGAGCAGGGGAGTAATGAATATACGTTTCAAAATGCCTCCACGCTCCAATACATCAGGCACGATAATACATCCACTTCAGATCGTACAGCGCTTGTTCTTACAGATGCTATCCAGGCCGATAAATCCACCTCTTTTACATTGGACCTGAAAGAATCCGCCAACTTATGTTATTACGTTATCCGCTCCGTTGTTAACCCCGAAAAAGTATGGAACAGAAGAGAAACGGCCTACGAAACAATTTTCCCGGTTGGCGTATTCACGGGTAGTGGTACCGCCAATGAATGTTTTATCCTATATGATTCGGAAGGCAATCCGGCCATTGATGATACTAAAACCGGCCCGGTACTTCCCTCTACAGACGTTAAGACCTTAGGCTCATTCACTAACTACGCCCATTGGCTTACTTTCGATGGTAAAACACCTGTGGTAGATACATCGGCAAAAGAATTCTATCTATCCGTTCCGGAAGGAAAAATCGGAACGGACGTAACTATGACCGTTAGCTATTCGCTGCTGGATGCCGCCTGTAAATTATATATAGACAACACAGAAATAAGCAGCGGCACTACCTGCAATTTTAGCAATGTGTCAGCAGCCAAAAGCTATCCTGTCGAAATTAGAAACGGAACAACCGTTGTGGCTTCGGGAACCATTCTGTTCAGTTGCCTCCCTTTGATTCAGATTTACTCTTCATCAGCAATCGGTACAGTCTATAATCTAACCCGTATTGCTGTCACCGAGCCAGACAAAACCGATACCACCGAAGTGATACTTTCGGATATTAAAACAAGAGGCGCCTATTCGAGTACGTTCCCCAAGAAATCGTATGCCCTGAAATTGAAGGATGTTGATGGAGTAACGTCCATAGACCGCTCCTTTTTAGGTTTGCGAAGCGACAATAATTGGATTCTGGATGCCATGTATGTAGATCCGGGTCGCATGAGGAACCGTGTATCCACCGACTTATGGAACGATTTTTCCACGCGACCTTACCATGCATCGTCCGAACCAATGATGATAAACGGAACCCGGGGCAGCTTTGTGGAAGTCTTCCTCAACGATTCGTACAACGGACTATATTGCATGACCGAGAAGGTGGACCGTAAGCAGTTGAAACTGAAAAAGCTAAAGTATTCGACAGACCTTACAACCGTGACCCAACGGGGAGGATTATACAAGGCGGACCAATGGAGCACTGGAACTTTGTTAGGGTATAATTTTCTGAACAGCGGTTTGCCTATGTACGACAACAACTCTGCGGTCTGGAGTGGATACGAAGCAAAATATCCAGACATGGACGACGGTGAACCAATTCAGTGGAAACCATTGTATGATGCCATTTATACATCCTCCTATCTCACAAACGATGCTACTTTCAGGGCTAATGTGGCAACATGCTACGATTTGCCGGTATTTTTGGATTACTACCTGTTTATCGAATTAATGCTGGCCAGCGACAATCACGGAAAGAATACTTACCTGTATGTTTACGATCAGACAGTGTCCTCAAAATTAAGTCTCGCACCCTGGGATCTGGACGGAACCTGGGGGAGAAGATGGGACGGTACAACCAATCTGACTGTGGCCAACCAGGATTTTGATAGCTTTATTACCACCTACGAGCATGCCCAAAATAATTTATTTCTCCGTTTACGAAGACTTAATCTGGATGGATATACTACAAAACTGAAAGATCGGTACAAGGAGTTGCGCGGATCCTTTTTTTCCTATTCCAGCCTGATGGAACGTTTCCGGAAGTATAACGATCTTTTCGATAAAAGCGGAGCCGCATCCCGCGAAAGGAAACGATGGAATATGGAAGACAATAGCACGGAAATAAATTACCTTTCAACCTGGATTACCGATCGTTTGAGCTACCTGGATAATCAGTACCTGGGCGGACAATACGTAGGTAATGCTGTTATCGATGTTTCGGCAAGCAAAATTAAGTTCGCCCCCAATCCGGTTCGCGATGTGCTGACTGTTTTCAATCTGACTGCCGGCGAAAAGGTACAGGTGATTTCTCTACAGGGAGATATTTTGATCCAAACTCAGTCCAATGGAGGAAACGTGGTTGTAAATATGAGCGGACTTGCTTCGGGCGTTTATTTAATCAAAGCAGGACAGGAAGTCTCCAAACTTATAAAAAAGTAA
- a CDS encoding DEAD/DEAH box helicase: MNKPSFIDPDNKEQLSAWELVEKTNISFFLTGKAGTGKSTFIRNIQAHSRKKFLLFAPTGIAAINIQGETLHSFFRFPFDVISRGINTDLPKTQLELLLACDVIVIDEASMLRADLVDALNTCLRNNIQSHLPFGGKQIIFMGDLYQLPPVVAGDDKEMLAKIYGPGIPFFFRAHIFQTFTIPKIEFKKCYRQKDARFLSILDAIRKNKTTQSHLDGLKKRIVPISEVIDEGIIMLTFRNNTAFETNKIHLDNLPGKRYTYQAILKGKINPKDFEEQLILKEGAQVMFTKNDPKHRWVNGSIGKVSELTESTIRVMVNGNEYKLEKAITEKVKQTFLPDEQEIESVVEGSIEQFPLRLAWAITVHKSQGLTFDKVCVDLRNMSFASGQVYVALSRSRSLEGLYLTAPLQQRSLFVNEDVVEFMKNVNNCQAVVSDLIITDQADQLFRNGDIEKAGQILFNHCLDLLKLKTNDEEVWILIEKVFTMLVTDNIIYKVAKQRNEEIQAILADLPKTDFGLLIKAVLLHYTESNKINALLTRLDKKNITNNLIVYLQAERHLKSTKKEEACDLYKVQFSRTFDLKCLFKLTDFMLPQAALRELSFLLRINGRNKQVIMNAFTHAHRKGVVRKLPKKKNDLISAFNKNDEEAFGKVLQKHLEDNALEKPYKVFEQQLIDNVW; this comes from the coding sequence ATGAACAAACCTTCATTTATCGATCCCGATAATAAAGAACAATTATCGGCCTGGGAACTTGTTGAAAAAACAAACATCTCTTTCTTTCTTACAGGAAAAGCCGGAACCGGGAAAAGCACCTTTATACGGAATATTCAAGCACATTCACGTAAAAAGTTCTTGCTGTTTGCCCCCACGGGAATTGCGGCAATCAATATTCAGGGAGAAACGCTCCACTCCTTCTTCCGCTTTCCATTCGATGTAATATCAAGAGGAATCAATACGGATTTACCAAAAACCCAGCTGGAATTACTTCTGGCTTGCGATGTTATCGTAATAGACGAGGCCTCTATGCTTCGTGCGGATTTAGTGGATGCCCTGAATACCTGTCTGCGGAATAATATACAATCGCACCTCCCTTTTGGCGGCAAACAAATAATATTTATGGGCGACTTGTATCAACTGCCTCCCGTAGTTGCTGGCGACGACAAGGAGATGCTGGCAAAGATATACGGTCCGGGTATACCTTTTTTCTTCAGGGCTCACATCTTTCAAACGTTCACAATTCCCAAAATCGAGTTTAAGAAATGTTACCGTCAGAAAGACGCGCGCTTTCTATCCATTCTCGATGCCATACGAAAAAACAAAACAACTCAATCGCATCTCGACGGGTTGAAAAAAAGAATCGTTCCTATTTCGGAAGTAATAGACGAGGGTATCATCATGCTCACCTTTCGTAACAACACGGCTTTCGAAACCAATAAAATTCATCTCGATAACTTGCCGGGCAAACGATATACATACCAGGCAATACTTAAAGGGAAGATAAATCCGAAAGATTTTGAAGAACAATTAATACTGAAAGAGGGTGCGCAGGTTATGTTTACCAAAAACGACCCTAAGCACCGATGGGTAAACGGAAGCATCGGAAAGGTTTCGGAACTGACCGAATCCACCATCCGGGTAATGGTAAACGGAAATGAATACAAGCTGGAGAAAGCAATAACAGAGAAAGTAAAACAAACCTTCCTGCCCGACGAGCAAGAAATAGAGTCTGTGGTAGAAGGATCCATCGAACAATTCCCTCTCCGTCTGGCTTGGGCTATTACTGTTCATAAAAGTCAGGGACTTACGTTCGATAAAGTATGCGTAGACCTGCGAAATATGTCGTTCGCCAGCGGTCAGGTTTACGTGGCCCTTAGCCGTTCGAGAAGTTTGGAAGGTCTTTACCTTACAGCTCCCCTACAGCAGAGAAGCCTGTTTGTAAACGAAGACGTGGTAGAATTTATGAAGAACGTGAACAACTGTCAGGCTGTTGTTTCAGATCTTATTATAACAGATCAGGCAGATCAGTTATTCAGGAATGGCGACATAGAAAAGGCTGGCCAGATTCTCTTTAATCACTGCCTTGATTTACTAAAACTAAAGACAAACGACGAAGAAGTTTGGATACTCATTGAGAAGGTATTTACGATGCTTGTTACAGACAACATCATTTACAAAGTGGCAAAACAACGAAACGAAGAGATTCAGGCTATTCTTGCCGATCTGCCAAAAACTGATTTCGGTTTACTAATCAAAGCTGTTTTATTGCACTATACCGAATCCAATAAAATAAATGCTTTGCTTACAAGGCTGGATAAAAAGAACATCACTAATAACCTGATTGTATATCTGCAAGCAGAAAGACACCTAAAATCAACAAAAAAGGAGGAAGCTTGTGATTTGTATAAAGTTCAGTTTAGTCGAACATTCGATTTAAAATGCCTGTTTAAATTAACCGACTTTATGTTGCCCCAAGCGGCTTTAAGAGAACTTTCATTTTTGTTACGCATCAATGGCAGAAACAAACAGGTTATAATGAATGCATTTACTCATGCACACAGAAAAGGCGTAGTAAGAAAGCTTCCCAAAAAGAAAAACGACTTGATAAGTGCTTTTAACAAGAACGACGAAGAGGCCTTTGGAAAAGTCCTTCAGAAGCATCTGGAGGATAACGCGTTAGAAAAGCCTTACAAAGTATTTGAACAGCAATTGATAGATAATGTATGGTAA
- a CDS encoding GGGtGRT protein, with protein sequence MALFESYDRRIDNINAVLNQYGIKDIDEAKAICDAIGIDPYTTCKETQPICFENAAWAYVVGAAIAIKKGCKNAADASEAIGIGLQAFCIKGSVADDRKVGIGHGNLGARLLREETKCFAFLAGHESFAAAEGAIKIAEMANKVRKEPLRVILNGLGKDAAMIISRINGFTYVQTQFDYNSGDLAVVKETPYSTGLRAKVKCYGADDVREGVAIMRSEGVDVSITGNSTNPTRFQHPVAGTYKKECIENGHKYFSVASGGGTGRTLHPDNMGAGPASYGMTDTMGRMHGDAQFAGSSSVPAHVEMMGFLGMGNNPMVGATVAVAVSIEQALAK encoded by the coding sequence ATGGCTTTATTTGAAAGTTATGACCGTCGTATCGATAACATCAACGCGGTATTAAACCAATATGGTATCAAAGACATCGACGAAGCAAAGGCTATCTGCGATGCTATTGGTATCGATCCTTATACAACATGTAAGGAAACTCAACCTATCTGTTTCGAAAATGCTGCCTGGGCATATGTTGTAGGTGCAGCTATCGCTATCAAGAAAGGTTGCAAAAATGCAGCAGACGCTTCCGAAGCTATCGGTATCGGTTTGCAGGCATTCTGTATCAAAGGTTCGGTAGCCGACGACCGTAAGGTTGGTATCGGTCACGGTAACCTGGGTGCACGTTTGCTTCGCGAAGAAACAAAATGTTTCGCATTCCTTGCTGGTCACGAATCATTCGCAGCTGCCGAAGGTGCTATCAAGATTGCCGAAATGGCAAACAAGGTACGTAAAGAACCATTGCGCGTAATCCTGAACGGTTTAGGAAAAGACGCTGCTATGATTATCTCTCGTATCAACGGTTTCACTTATGTTCAGACTCAGTTCGACTATAACAGTGGCGACCTTGCCGTAGTTAAGGAAACTCCTTATTCTACAGGTCTTCGTGCCAAAGTTAAATGTTACGGAGCCGACGATGTACGCGAAGGTGTAGCTATCATGCGTTCCGAAGGTGTTGACGTATCCATCACAGGTAACTCAACCAACCCAACACGTTTCCAGCACCCGGTTGCAGGTACATACAAGAAAGAATGTATTGAAAACGGACACAAGTATTTCTCTGTAGCATCAGGTGGTGGTACGGGTCGTACACTTCACCCGGACAACATGGGTGCAGGTCCTGCTTCTTACGGTATGACAGACACTATGGGTCGTATGCACGGCGACGCTCAGTTCGCTGGTTCTTCATCAGTTCCTGCTCACGTAGAAATGATGGGATTCCTTGGTATGGGTAACAACCCAATGGTAGGTGCTACTGTTGCAGTTGCAGTATCAATCGAACAAGCATTGGCTAAGTAA
- a CDS encoding TlpA disulfide reductase family protein: MRKFLYLAASAVILMGCSTKPGYQLTGKVSGADFNGKYVYMYEFGKRDAAPVDSALVDKGAFLFKGEQATPELRVLRFAPEAMEAISPRETGPGQNRPYSAVLVLENAPLTVTLDTISTIAGSPENDAIQGFVNEMEKIQVEETAFSSSIGNYDSLSTEAKAEVETKAEALFNRRLDLAGKYAEANATKLSGAFVFRTFSSYLSETMQQAIIAKADSTFKAVPGIDRVIARLDILAKVAVGQKFTDFEMADMEGNMHKLSEYVGQGKYVLVDFWASWCPPCRKEMPGLVETYKKYSKKGFEIVGVSLDKDKDAWLGGVKEMKMEWKQLSDLKFWDSEGAALYGVNSIPHTVLFDKEGIIVAKDLHGDALNAKLAELIK, translated from the coding sequence ATGAGAAAATTTCTTTACTTAGCCGCATCAGCTGTCATCCTTATGGGTTGCAGCACTAAACCAGGCTATCAGCTTACCGGCAAAGTTTCCGGAGCCGATTTTAACGGTAAGTATGTATACATGTATGAATTCGGCAAGCGCGACGCCGCCCCGGTAGACAGTGCATTAGTGGATAAAGGCGCTTTCCTTTTCAAAGGAGAGCAGGCAACCCCCGAACTACGTGTATTGCGCTTCGCACCCGAAGCCATGGAAGCGATATCACCCCGCGAAACCGGTCCCGGACAGAACCGTCCTTACTCGGCAGTGCTGGTTCTCGAAAACGCACCCCTTACAGTTACACTCGACACCATATCCACCATTGCCGGTTCGCCCGAAAATGACGCCATACAAGGATTTGTGAATGAGATGGAAAAAATTCAGGTAGAAGAAACAGCCTTTTCGAGCAGTATTGGCAACTACGACAGCCTTAGCACAGAAGCAAAAGCCGAAGTAGAAACAAAAGCCGAAGCCCTCTTTAACCGCCGTCTCGACCTGGCCGGAAAGTATGCCGAAGCAAATGCCACCAAACTATCCGGAGCCTTTGTATTCCGTACATTCAGCTCCTATCTGAGCGAAACAATGCAACAGGCAATCATTGCCAAAGCCGACTCCACCTTCAAGGCCGTTCCGGGAATCGACCGGGTAATAGCCAGACTGGATATCCTTGCAAAGGTAGCAGTAGGACAGAAATTCACCGACTTCGAAATGGCAGACATGGAAGGAAACATGCACAAGCTATCCGAATATGTTGGTCAGGGCAAGTACGTGCTGGTAGATTTCTGGGCATCCTGGTGTCCTCCCTGCCGCAAAGAAATGCCGGGATTGGTAGAAACTTACAAGAAATACAGCAAGAAAGGCTTCGAAATTGTAGGCGTATCGCTGGATAAAGACAAAGACGCCTGGTTAGGTGGAGTAAAAGAGATGAAGATGGAATGGAAACAATTGTCCGATCTTAAGTTCTGGGATTCCGAAGGAGCCGCCCTATACGGTGTAAACAGCATTCCTCACACAGTGTTGTTCGACAAAGAAGGAATAATCGTTGCGAAAGACCTGCACGGCGACGCATTAAACGCCAAGTTAGCAGAACTGATAAAATAA
- a CDS encoding diphosphate--fructose-6-phosphate 1-phosphotransferase, protein MTKSALQIARAAYQPKVPAALKGAVKAVEGAYTQSVADQDEVKKLFPNTYGMPVVTFEKSNSAKAMPAINAGVILSGGQAPGGHNVIAGIFDGLKALNKDSRLFGFILGPGGLVDHNYMELTAEIIDEYRNTGGFDMIGSGRTKLETKEQFDKGLEILKELDIKALVIIGGDDSNTNACVLAEYYKSIESGVQVIGCPKTIDGDLKNEQIETSFGFDTACKVYSEVIGNIQRDCNSARKYWHFIKLMGRSASHIALECALQTQPNVCIISEEVESKNLSLDDVINQVAEVVAKRAANGDNFGTVLIPEGLVEFIPAMKRLIAELSDFLAHHEDEFKLIKRSEQRNYIVSKLTKENADIYASLPEGVARQLTLDRDPHGNVQVSLIETEKLLAEMVGTRLAEWKKEGKYVGKFSTQVHFFGYEGRCAAPSNYDADYCYSLGYTASCLIASGKTGYMSSVRNTTAPAAQWIAGGVPITMMMNMEKRHGEMKPVIQKALVKLDGAPFNAFAAKREGWAMTTDYVYPGPIQYFGPTEVCDEPTKTLQLELAK, encoded by the coding sequence ATGACAAAAAGTGCATTACAAATTGCAAGAGCAGCTTACCAACCAAAGGTGCCTGCTGCATTGAAAGGTGCTGTTAAGGCCGTAGAAGGCGCTTACACACAGTCGGTAGCCGATCAGGACGAGGTTAAGAAGTTATTCCCCAATACCTATGGTATGCCTGTGGTTACTTTCGAAAAGAGCAACAGTGCAAAAGCGATGCCTGCCATTAACGCAGGTGTAATTCTTTCCGGCGGACAAGCTCCGGGCGGACACAATGTGATTGCCGGTATCTTCGACGGGTTAAAGGCGTTGAACAAAGATTCTCGTCTGTTCGGATTCATTTTGGGTCCTGGTGGTTTGGTAGACCATAATTATATGGAGCTTACTGCCGAAATTATCGACGAATACCGTAACACTGGTGGTTTTGATATGATCGGTTCTGGTCGTACAAAGCTTGAAACAAAAGAACAATTCGATAAGGGTCTCGAAATCCTTAAGGAACTTGATATTAAGGCGCTGGTTATTATTGGTGGCGACGATTCAAATACGAACGCTTGCGTTTTGGCCGAATACTACAAGTCAATCGAATCGGGTGTACAGGTAATTGGTTGTCCGAAGACTATCGACGGCGACCTTAAGAACGAACAGATTGAAACTTCTTTTGGTTTCGATACTGCTTGTAAGGTATATTCTGAAGTTATCGGTAACATTCAACGTGACTGTAACTCTGCCCGTAAATACTGGCACTTCATTAAGTTGATGGGTCGCTCGGCTTCTCACATCGCTCTTGAATGTGCTTTGCAGACTCAGCCTAATGTTTGTATCATCTCTGAAGAGGTTGAATCTAAAAACCTGTCGTTGGATGATGTAATCAACCAGGTTGCTGAGGTAGTTGCCAAGCGTGCTGCTAACGGTGATAACTTTGGTACAGTTTTGATTCCTGAAGGTTTGGTAGAATTTATCCCTGCTATGAAGCGTCTGATCGCCGAATTGAGCGACTTCCTTGCTCATCACGAAGATGAATTCAAATTGATCAAGCGTTCTGAACAACGTAACTATATTGTAAGTAAGCTTACAAAAGAAAACGCTGATATCTATGCAAGTCTTCCCGAAGGTGTTGCCCGTCAGCTTACTCTTGACCGCGACCCACACGGAAACGTTCAGGTTTCTTTGATCGAAACAGAAAAGTTGCTTGCCGAAATGGTAGGTACTCGTTTGGCAGAATGGAAGAAAGAGGGTAAGTATGTAGGTAAATTCTCCACACAGGTTCACTTCTTCGGTTACGAAGGTCGTTGCGCTGCTCCTTCTAACTACGATGCTGACTACTGCTACTCTTTGGGTTATACCGCTTCTTGTCTGATTGCTTCGGGCAAGACTGGTTACATGTCGTCTGTACGTAATACTACCGCTCCTGCTGCTCAGTGGATTGCTGGTGGTGTGCCTATTACCATGATGATGAACATGGAAAAACGTCACGGCGAAATGAAGCCGGTTATCCAAAAGGCTTTGGTTAAGCTTGATGGTGCTCCTTTCAATGCTTTTGCTGCAAAACGCGAAGGTTGGGCAATGACTACGGATTACGTTTATCCGGGTCCTATCCAATACTTTGGTCCTACTGAAGTATGCGACGAGCCTACAAAAACATTGCAATTGGAATTGGCTAAGTAA
- a CDS encoding glycoside hydrolase family 44 protein, whose product MRKSIWAIFLLPFTMTWAQPDVLITIQPNGARTPVSPYIYGKNNVMSTHPDQPVTEAVWLQNEDAGVTLIRSCGGNNLSKYNWRKKITSHPDWYNNVYESDWDYAMESLQERLPGVQTMWGFQLLGKVADNTSHNFNDWTYNKAAWWSGVSQNLAGGGTPNSTGGSKATKEGDTSMYLQNWTADSTVAILDYWYKTKGIKKEQTRFWSMDNEPEIWNGTHDDVMPVQCSAEEFMQRYFEVAKKARQADPAIQLVGPVTANEWQWFKYAQDTKIDGKHYCWLEYFIKRCAEEQKATGIRLLDVLCIHFYPSETNATDILQLHRVFFDETYVYPGANGIKTMNGGWDNTLTREYIFARCNQWLTTYFGENHGIGLGLSETGINTTNANLTACWYASQLGEFMKHGVTLFSPWDWKPGMYEVLHLNTKYNHAISIPATSTNEELVSAYATINSTGDSMTVQLVNRSQTASKSISINTGTFTPSAKPHPVCSISNLPQQTETFVSAGNNAMQQTFVTPVEGTVTLTLPPLSVQTVVLEGTLQTALETLEADTPQLYPNPAGEVLYIKTTKAAQLQLYDLAGRCLQTYDAAKPGVHTLSLHNLSPGHYLLNSKTKGEQPRTMRFIKK is encoded by the coding sequence ATGAGAAAATCCATTTGGGCAATCTTTTTATTGCCCTTTACCATGACATGGGCACAGCCTGATGTGCTTATTACTATTCAACCCAACGGAGCACGCACTCCGGTTTCCCCCTACATTTACGGAAAGAACAATGTAATGTCCACGCACCCCGATCAACCCGTAACAGAAGCTGTGTGGCTGCAAAACGAAGATGCCGGCGTTACCCTGATCCGTTCGTGCGGAGGCAATAACCTTTCCAAATATAACTGGCGGAAAAAAATAACGAGTCACCCGGACTGGTATAATAATGTATACGAATCGGACTGGGACTATGCCATGGAGTCGCTTCAGGAGCGCCTTCCCGGGGTACAAACCATGTGGGGATTCCAGCTTCTTGGTAAGGTGGCAGACAATACATCCCATAACTTTAACGACTGGACCTACAACAAGGCAGCCTGGTGGAGCGGAGTAAGCCAGAACCTGGCAGGCGGAGGTACGCCTAACTCTACGGGAGGAAGCAAGGCAACCAAAGAAGGAGACACCAGCATGTATCTTCAGAACTGGACAGCCGATTCGACGGTAGCTATTCTGGATTACTGGTACAAAACCAAAGGCATAAAAAAGGAACAAACCCGTTTCTGGAGCATGGACAACGAGCCCGAAATATGGAATGGAACTCACGACGATGTGATGCCGGTGCAATGCTCCGCCGAGGAATTTATGCAACGTTACTTTGAAGTAGCCAAAAAAGCCCGGCAGGCCGATCCAGCCATTCAGCTTGTGGGACCGGTTACAGCCAACGAATGGCAGTGGTTTAAATACGCTCAGGATACAAAAATTGACGGAAAGCACTACTGCTGGCTGGAATATTTTATCAAACGATGCGCAGAAGAACAAAAGGCCACCGGCATCCGCCTGCTGGATGTTCTGTGTATTCACTTTTACCCATCCGAAACCAATGCGACAGATATCTTGCAGCTGCACAGAGTGTTTTTCGACGAGACCTACGTATATCCCGGAGCTAACGGAATCAAGACTATGAACGGAGGTTGGGATAACACGTTGACCCGCGAATATATCTTTGCCCGTTGCAATCAGTGGCTTACCACCTATTTCGGCGAAAACCATGGCATCGGTCTGGGGTTAAGCGAAACAGGCATCAATACCACCAATGCCAACCTAACCGCCTGCTGGTACGCCTCTCAATTGGGCGAATTCATGAAACACGGGGTAACTCTCTTTAGTCCATGGGACTGGAAACCGGGTATGTACGAGGTATTACACCTCAACACAAAATACAATCATGCCATTAGCATACCGGCAACTTCAACGAATGAAGAACTGGTATCTGCTTACGCAACCATCAACAGCACCGGCGATTCGATGACTGTTCAGTTGGTAAATCGTTCGCAAACAGCAAGCAAAAGTATTTCCATCAACACGGGAACCTTTACCCCCTCCGCCAAGCCTCATCCTGTCTGCAGCATCAGCAACCTGCCTCAGCAGACAGAGACTTTTGTATCGGCCGGTAACAATGCGATGCAGCAAACATTTGTAACCCCGGTGGAAGGAACGGTTACCCTCACCCTACCCCCGCTGTCGGTGCAGACAGTAGTACTGGAAGGCACACTGCAAACAGCTTTAGAAACGCTCGAAGCAGATACGCCGCAGCTCTACCCCAACCCTGCCGGCGAAGTGCTTTATATAAAGACAACCAAAGCCGCCCAACTGCAGTTGTACGACCTTGCAGGCAGATGTCTGCAGACATACGATGCAGCAAAACCAGGCGTGCATACCCTCTCTTTGCACAACCTGTCCCCGGGACATTACCTCCTCAACAGTAAGACGAAAGGAGAACAACCCCGTACCATGCGGTTCATTAAAAAGTAA
- a CDS encoding riboflavin synthase, whose amino-acid sequence MFSGIIEEAAQVVALQTDKGNLHITMKCSFVNELKIDQSVAHNGVCLTVVSKTADTYTVTAIKETLERSNLGKFKIGDKVNLERSMIMNGRLDGHIVQGHVDQTAVCTDVKEADGSWYYTFEYAFDKEMAQQGYMTVEKGSVCVNGVSLTVCNSKVNSFQVAIIPYTHDFTNFGQIVKGTVVNLEFDIVGKYISKMMQFK is encoded by the coding sequence ATGTTCTCAGGAATTATTGAAGAAGCAGCACAGGTTGTTGCATTGCAGACGGATAAGGGAAACTTGCACATTACAATGAAGTGCTCGTTTGTGAATGAATTGAAAATAGACCAAAGTGTGGCGCATAACGGTGTTTGTCTTACTGTAGTAAGTAAAACAGCCGATACCTATACGGTAACAGCTATAAAGGAAACCCTTGAACGGTCCAATCTGGGAAAGTTTAAGATTGGAGATAAGGTGAATCTGGAGCGCAGCATGATTATGAACGGCCGTTTGGACGGACATATTGTTCAGGGTCATGTGGATCAGACGGCTGTTTGCACCGATGTTAAAGAAGCGGATGGCAGCTGGTATTATACATTCGAATATGCTTTCGACAAGGAGATGGCTCAACAAGGTTATATGACTGTCGAAAAGGGTTCGGTTTGTGTTAATGGCGTGAGTCTTACGGTTTGCAACTCGAAGGTAAATAGTTTTCAGGTGGCTATCATTCCTTATACACACGATTTTACGAACTTCGGACAAATTGTAAAGGGTACCGTGGTAAACCTTGAATTTGATATTGTAGGAAAGTACATCAGTAAGATGATGCAGTTTAAATAA